In a single window of the Drosophila miranda strain MSH22 chromosome XL, D.miranda_PacBio2.1, whole genome shotgun sequence genome:
- the LOC117188041 gene encoding uncharacterized protein LOC117188041 isoform X1, which yields MAIKRQLSLERKFIHDPEYYKKYCDLMEAYEEKSYIRHITSNELEVDKKKEWFLPHFGVLNPNKPSKLRIVFDAAAEVDGVSLNSMLMTGPDGYQSLTDILMRFRQKPIGVCADIAEMFHQVIIRKEDRCAQRILWRKNPGDEMKEYEMQVITFGAKCSPASAQYVKNRNALEFKESYPDVVIAIIKNHYVDDLVHCFSSEESAVRVVKEIVDIHKKGGFELRKFVSNSKFFNKVFGNEQVAEPITLDRDESSHYQKVLGMYWCTRSDEFGFSLSFNKIDASIFSESRIPSKREVLRVVMSVFDPFGILAEYSLIAKLLLQSIWQKRTEWDQPIEGDDIKQWKCWLRSLSQACKIRIPRCYAEEFFGEPIELHIFCDASESAYAAVGYWRIRTKSGWKSAFIMGKTKCAPMKLSTIPRLELQAAVLGTRLRKCILEGHDVNPKCVHMWSDSKTVLAWIKSDHRKYKPYVGHRIDEILEATRLEDWHWVPTKDNPADFGTKLRSGTRETSWLRGPQFLHYFLFPFCSRIECTYVVPVLQSKYYQRIYK from the coding sequence ATGGCAATAAAGAGACAATTGTCTTTGGAAAGAAAATTTATACATGATCCAGAGTACTACAAAAAATACTGCGACCTGATGGAAGCATACGAAGAAAAGTCATACATTCGGCATATCACAAGCAATGAACTGGAAGTGGACAAGAAAAAAGAATGGTTCCTGCCTCATTTTGGGGTCTTAAATCCTAACAAGCCCAGCAAGTTGAGAATTGTTTTCGACGCGGCTGCAGAAGTCGATGGAGTGTCGTTAAACTCCATGCTCATGACTGGCCCCGACGGGTATCAATCCCTAACGGACATTCTTATGAGGTTCAGACAGAAACCGATTGGAGTCTGTGCTGACATAGCAGAAATGTTCCACCAAGTCATAATACGAAAGGAGGATCGATGTGCCCAACGCATACTATGGAGGAAGAATCCAGGCGACGAGATGAAGGAGTATGAAATGCAGGTCATAACCTTTGGAGCCAAATGTTCACCGGCCTCTGCTCAATATGTGAAAAATAGAAACGCACTTGAATTTAAGGAATCGTATCCAGATGTGGTGATTGCCATTattaaaaaccattatgtGGACGATTTGGTGCATTGTTTTTCATCCGAAGAATCGGCTGTGAGAGTCGTGAAGGAGATAGTTGACATTCACAAAAAGGGAGGATTCGAACTGAGAAAGTTTGTGTCCAATTCGAAATTCTTCAACAAGGTTTTTGGTAACGAACAAGTAGCTGAACCCATAACTCTTGATAGGGATGAATCTTCGCATTATCAAAAGGTCCTGGGAATGTACTGGTGTACACGCAGCGACGAATTTGGGTTCTCACTTTCGTTTAACAAAATTGACGCATCAATCTTTTCAGAATCAAGAATACCGTCTAAGCGAGAAGTATTGCGAGTGGTTATGTCTGTGTTTGACCCATTTGGAATTCTAGCCGAATATTCCCTGATCGCTAAACTGCTTCTGCAGTCAATATGGCAAAAGCGAACAGAGTGGGACCAGCCAATTGAGGGCGACGATATAAAGCAATGGAAATGTTGGTTGCGCAGCCTAAGCCAAGCATGCAAGATAAGGATACCCCGATGTTACGCTGAAGAGTTCTTTGGGGAACCAATTGAACTACACATATTTTGCGATGCGAGTGAGTCAGCTTATGCAGCAGTTGGATACTGGCGCATACGTACGAAATCTGGATGGAAGTCCGCATTTATAATGGGAAAGACCAAGTGTGCCCCAATGAAACTATCGACCATACCCAGGCTCGAGCTACAGGCGGCAGTGCTAGGAACTCGTCTCAGGAAATGTATTCTTGAGGGTCACGACGTCAACCCCAAATGTGTCCACATGTGGTCCGACTCCAAGACTGTCTTAGCATGGATTAAATCAGATCACAGAAAATATAAGCCATATGTAGGACACAGAATTGACGAGATACTTGAGGCCACAAGGTTGGAAGATTGGCATTGGGTGCCTACTAAGGATAACCCGGCAGACTTTGGCACCAAACTCAGATCTGGAACTCGAGAAACCTCCTGGTTGAGAGGCCCCCAATTCCTTCACTACTTCCTCTTTCCTTTCTGCTCTCGAATcgaatgtacatatgtggtACCGGTGTTACAGTCAAAATATTATcaaagaatatataaataa
- the LOC117186875 gene encoding ATP-dependent RNA helicase vasa-like → MKDDFNLQHISSGYCSNRLLADFLASYLSETEHPTTSIHGDRLQSQREQALRDFKTGKMKVLIATSVASRGLDIKNVKHVVIYDMPKTIDDYVHRIGRTGRVGNYGRATSFFDPEQDSGVATDLVKILEGSEQVVPDFLRVLSGHGGCGAQFGGYDVRGSGNIIQEASTVEDEQEWD, encoded by the exons ATGAAAGACGACTTCAAT TTGCAACATATTAGTTCTGGTTACTGCAGTAACCGATTACTGGccgattttctggcctcgtatTTGTCGGAAACCGAGCATCCCACAACTTCGATTCATGGCGATCGACTACAGAGTCAGCGCGAACAAGCTCTGCGCGACTTTAAGACTGGCAAGATGAAAGTGCTCATTGCCACATCGGTTGCTTCTCGTGGTCTAGATATTAAGAACGTCAAGCATGTCGTTATCTACGATATGCCCAAGACCATTGATGACTATGTTCATCGTATTGGACGCACCGGGCGTGTGGGAAATTATGGTCGGGCCACTTCGTTCTTTGATCCCGAGCAGGATTCGGGCGTGGCCACAGATCTGGTGAAAATTCTTGAGGGATCTGAGCAGGTAGTGCCCGATTTTCTACGCGTTTTGAGTGGCCATGGCGGTTGCGGGGCCCAGTTTGGTGGCTATGATGTTCGCGGAAGTGGAAATATCATCCAGGAAGCTTCAACTGTAGAAGATGAACAGGAATGGGACTAG
- the LOC117188041 gene encoding uncharacterized protein LOC117188041 isoform X2: MITRAMSKLRATDEMDEDNVEMGKVERESAQGEASNMEGAGPGTSKEAQSHGVVNVMMEMWRQMQEGQRANAMQMQQFQMEVLRMNQIQMEKTNIRLRSLGISGRTTGEPGPQSTMAEPSAISDAVSSPRQPVPSQETQRKLYDLPEFNGAPEEWPMFNEAFTMTTAEYGYSDRQNLLRLQKAIKGKARETVECLLIHSSNVSNILETLKQNFGRPEKLVKSQISHVREFPSIREGRLEQLVEFKMKVQNLASFLEAANEHQQLKNPKLMEELILKLPVQQRLEWARHSKQLGDEKSISHLSLWLQGLAEEVQDAGLVDDQATFKPKKEKSRLFHANDIGLVTMKACSACNGKHDLENCNSFAQLELEKKWQHVRERKLCFNCLKYGHRSQKCRRHHQCGLDGCAKRIHRLLHAESVNQPGEEVKFTGTATHEASSLIWMKVLQ; the protein is encoded by the coding sequence ATGATTACCAGAGCAATGAGCAAATTAAGGGCAACGGATGAAATGGACGAGGACAACGTTGAGATGGGAAAAGTGGAAAGAGAATCCGCGCAAGGTGAAGCCTCAAATATGGAGGGGGCCGGGCCCGGCACATCAAAAGAAGCCCAATCACATGGCGTTGTTAACGTTATGATGGAGATGTGGCGCCAAATGCAAGAAGGTCAGCGGGCCAATGCAATGCAAATGCAGCAGTTCCAAATGGAAGTTCTGCGGATGAATCAAATTCAAATGGAAAAAACTAATATACGTCTGCGATCCCTTGGTATTAGTGGAAGGACAACTGGCGAGCCAGGACCACAATCAACCATGGCTGAGCCCTCAGCGATATCAGACGCAGTCTCATCACCAAGGCAACCGGTTCCTTCTCAGGAAACGCAAAGAAAATTGTACGATCTACCGGAGTTTAATGGTGCTCCCGAAGAGTGGCCAATGTTCAACGAAGCTTTCACTATGACCACTGCAGAGTACGGATACAGTGACAGGCAAAATTTGTTACGCCTCCAAAAGGCAATAAAGGGCAAGGCTAGGGAGACCGTTGAATGTTTGCTTATTCACAGTTCTAACGTTTCAAATATTTTAGAGACCCTTAAACAAAATTTTGGTAGACCGGAGAAACTCGTAAAAAGCCAGATTAGTCACGTTAGAGAATTTCCGAGCATTCGCGAAGGGAGATTGGAACAATTAGTAGAGTTCAAAATGAAGGTACAAAACTTGGCTTCATTCTTAGAAGCAGCTAACGAACATCAGCAGTTAAAAAACCCAAAATTAATGGAGGAGTTAATCTTAAAGTTGCCAGTGCAACAGAGACTGGAGTGGGCACGCCATTCCAAGCAACTAGGAGATGAAAAATCGATCAGTCATTTAAGTCTATGGCTTCAGGGATTGGCCGAAGAAGTGCAAGACGCAGGATTGGTTGACGATCAGGCGACGTTCAAGCCAAAGAAGGAAAAGTCGAGACTATTCCATGCAAACGACATCGGACTTGTAACCATGAAGGCGTGCTCCGCATGCAATGGGAAACACGACTTGGAAAACTGTAACTCATTTGCCCAGTTAGAACTTGAAAAAAAATGGCAGCATGTAAgggaaagaaaattatgcttcaattgcctaaagtaCGGCCATCGTAGTCAAAAATGTAGACGACATCACCAATGTGGACTTGATGGATGTGCCAAACGCATTCACCGTTTGCTCCATGCAGAATCAGTTAATCAACCAGGCGAGGAAGTAAAGTTCACAGGAACAGCAACGCATGAGGCTAGCTCACTGATTTGGATGAAGGTTCTGCAGTAA